The Mycobacteriales bacterium DNA segment GCGCGGCCACGACCTCGATCCGGCCCGCCTTGACCAGGTCGACGAAACCGATGTCGAGCATCGGGATGGCGTCGTCCCGCCTGACCCGCTCGTAGAGCCCGTCGGCCGGGGCGGGCAGGCCGTACGGCGTCAGGTCGCCGAGCGTCAGGCGGCGCATCACCCGAGCGATCGGATCGAACACCGCGTTGGGCGCGTAACGGAAGACCACCCCGAGCAGCTGGTTCGGGATTCCGTTCAGCTCGCGATACACGATGTGCGGCGGGTTCCGGATCGCGATCCGGACCCGCTGCGCGCCGGTCTCGACCAGGTCGATCGCGATCTCGGCGCCGGTGTTGCCGGCTCCGACGACCAGCACATCCTTGCCGACGTAGGGCGTGGCGTTGCGGTACCGGCTCGCGTGGAGCAGCTCGCCGTCGAAGTCGGCGACGCCGGGCCAGTCCGGCACGACCGGCGTGTGGTTGTAGCCGGTGGCGACCACCACGTGCGCAGCCGTCCGGTCACCCTGATCGCTTCGCAGCACCCACCCGTCGCCGTCGCGGTCGATGCGGTCGATAGCGGTGTTGAAGGTGGGCCGAATGCCGTGATGGGCGGCGTAGGCCTCCAGGTAGCGCACCACGTCGCCGCGGGCGACCCAGTTGCCGTACTCGCGCGGGATCGGGTAGCCGGGCAGGCTCGACAGCCAGCGAACGGTGTGCAGATGCAGTCGCTCGTAGTGGCCGCGCCAGGTGGAGGCCACCGCATCGGCGCGATCGACGACCTCGGTGTCGACGCCGCGGCCGCGAAGCGTCGCGGCTACCGCCAACCCCCCGGGGCCGGCGCCGATCACCACCGCGTCGGACATCCATTCAGCCTGCCGCATCCCGGGCGGCGATGTCCCGCGCCGCCCCGTCGACCACCTCCTGGATCATGCGCGGTGGCAGCTGGTGATCGAGCCCGGCCTCGATGAGCTGCGCCAGCGAGTACGTCGGGTCCGAGCTCAGCGCCCGATCGAGGGCGATGTTGGCAAGGGTGCCGTCGCCGCTGGCGTAGGCGAACCAGGCGAGCACCGTGCAGATCGCAGCGTCGTGTGGCGGCGGCACGCGGCGTACGACGGTTCGCAGCAGCGAGAGCAGCTCTGCCAGCCGCTGCGGCGAACCGGCCGCGAGCAACAGGTCGTCTCGCGCGCCGATGTCCCCGCACAGGGCGGCGAACAACGCGGCTTCGGCGTCGCGCACCTCGCCGCGCGGGTCCTGGCGGCGTCTGGTGAGGCGGTCGGTGAGCTGGTCGAGCTCGCGGCGGCGGCGATCCGGCGCCATCTCCGCGACCCGGGCCCGTGCTCGTGACATCCGCCGTCGTTGGGCCGGCGAGTCGGCGGTGGGCTCCACGGCTACGGAGGCGACCAGCTCGCTGCGATCGGCGAGCACCGCGCTCCCCGACAACACGAGGGAGGACTCGAGAGCGGTCAGGCCCTCCGTGGTGCCTGCCAGCGGAACCCCGTCGGCAGGGCAGCAGCCCGCGCCGCTACACAGGTAGGACCACAACCGACCGTGATGGATCAGCAGGGCGTCGCTCACCCACAGGTCCGGGTGGTCGAACAGCTCGGCGACCAGCTCGGTGAAGGGCAGCTCACCGGCTGCGAAGCCACAGTCGGTGTAGACGGCGACCAGGACCGCGTCAGCGTCGGCCCTCACTGCCCTGGCCGCGATCTCCTCGACGGCGACGCTGAGCGGCCCGAGGCTGTTGAGGTCGAATCGCAGGGTGAGGCCGAGTGCGGCCTGCCCACCCTGTAGGCAGGCGACCACCAGGCTCTCGGTCGGTTGGTAGCCCAGCAGCATCGGCAGGGCGCGGGCAAGTTCGTGAGGGGTGCGCAGTCGCACGGCAGGTCCGGACATCCCGCGACGGTGCGTCGCACCGATGGCCGATCAGCGTGCTCACCGCCATCCAGTGGACGCGCGTCAGCCGTCCACAGCACAGATCTGCGCTCGGACGTAGCGAAGCAGCCCGGCGCAGCCCGCCTCGACCATCGCCAGCACCCGTTCGAACCCGTCGCCGTTGTCGTAGTACGGATCAGGGACGTCGAGGTCGCCGCCACGGCTCGCCGGATCGAACGACCGCAGGCGCACGATCTTGTCGACGGCCTCCGGCGGCGCGAGCCAGCGCAGCGACTGCAGGTTCTTCCCGTCCATCGCCACGATGAGGTCGCGCTCGGCGAACCAGCCGGTCTGGAACTGGCGCGCGACGTGTCCGAGCTCGTCGTACCCATGGGCGCGCAACGTCGCGATCGTGCGCGGATCGGCGGGTCCGCCGGCGTGCCAGTCGCCGGTGCCGGCGCTGTCCACCGTGATCCGGTCGCCGAGACCCGCCTCCGCCACCTTCGACCGCATGACGACCTCGGCGATCGGCGAACGGCAGATGTTGCCCATGCACACGAAACAGATCCGGTACGGCGCTTGCACTACGCCATTATCTGGCCCGCCCACCCGCCGAGCCGGCCCTCGCCGGCCGGCCCCGGTTGGGGAAGGATGGCGACATGCTCATCGGATTCGGCGCCCCCGTCTCGGGATCGTGGGCGACACCCGCCACCCAGGTCGAGATCGCCCACCGCGCTGAGGAGCTGGGCTACGCCTCACTGTGGACGTTCTCCCGGCTGATCTACTCGGACTGGCCGCCGGAGCAGCGGTTGGCGCCGCCCTACCGCAGCGTCCACGACCCGATCGTCATCGCGGCCTTCTTGGCCGGCGTGACCACCCGCATCCGCCTCGGCCTCGCCGTGGTGAACGCGCCGTTCTACCCGCCGATCGCGCTCGCGAAGGCGCTCACCAGCCTCGACATCGTGTCGGCCGGCCGGCTCGACGCGGGCCTCGGCATCGGCTGGTCGCCCGACGAGTACGAGGCGACGGGCACCGACATGTCGCGGCGTGGCGCCCGGATGGACGAGTACCTCGCCTGCCTCGAGGAGATCTGGACGGGTGACCCGGCGGAGTTCTCCGGCGAGTTCTACCGGGTGCCCCGAGGCTGGGTCGACCCCAAGCCGGTGCAGACCCCGCACCCGCCGGTACTGCTCGGCGGGACTGCGGACAGCGCGCTTCGCCGCGCCGGTGCGCTCGCGGACGGATGGATCTCGTCGAGCCGGGTCGGGCCCGACACACTCCCGCACGCGATCGACCAGGTGCGCGCCGGCGCGTCCGACGCCGGCCGCGACCCGGGAGCGATGCGGATCGTGATTCGCGGTGTTGCCCGGCTGCGTGACGAGCCGGACCCGGCGGCAGGCCCGCTCACCGGACCGATCGACGTGATCCGCGAAGGGCTGGCGCACTACGCCGAGCTCGGCGCCACCGAGGTCTTCCTCGATCTGAACTTCGACGAGCTGATCGGCACCCCCGACGCGGACCCGGCACGATCGGTCGACATCGCCCACCGGATGCTGGAGGAGCTCGCCCCGGCGTAGCGTCGTTGGACAGCGCCGGACCAGCCGGCACCGCTATCGGATGCCGGGAGGTGGACGTGACCGAGCGCACGCCGCGGCTACGGCCGATCGCCCCCGGGACGATCGCCGACAACGTCCGCGCACCCGAAGGGCTCGACGACACCGAGCTGATCGCCCGCCTCTACGACGCGCTGGCGCTGCTGCCGCTCGCCGAGCGCGCCGCGGCGGTCGTGGCCATCGGGTTCGCCGAAGGCCCAGCGGGCGTCGCCGTCGAGCTCGACCTCGACCCGGCGGATGCGGACGCGCTCACCCGCAACGCGTTGCAGCTGCTTCGCGGTGCTCTTGCCGACGTCGACCTCGACGAGCCGGCGTACTTCGGGCGGCTGGAACGACGCAGACATACGAAAACCTCGGAGGGATGACTCCGAGGTCTCCGTAAAGCCCGACTCGCCAGGTCTGCCTCTCGGCAAAGGTTCGCTCGAAGCGACAAAGGTTAGGACCGGGGGCCATGAAACGAGCCGGACGGACACCTTGCGGCGTCCGTGTGCGTAACGTACCGCACGGCTCCTAGCATTCCCGCATGGCGAGATGGAAAGCCTCCGACATTCCCGACCAGTCCGGCAAGGTAGCGGTCGTCACCGGAGCCAACAGCGGACTGGGCTATCACACGGCGCTCGAGCTCGCGCGAAACGGCGCCCGGGTCGTTGTCGCCTCGCGCAGCGACGTGCGCGGCAAGGAGGCGGTCGCTCGCATCGTTGCCGCCGTCCCCGATGCCGACCTCGACCTGCGCGGCCTCGATCTCGCCGACCTCTCGAACATCCGGGCGTTCGCCGACGGGCTGCGCTCGTCGTACCCGACGATCGACCTGCTGATCAACAACGCCGGCGTCATGGCGATCCCGCGAAGCCTCACCGCGGACGGCTTCGAGATGCAGTTCGGGACCAACCATCTCGGTCACTTCGCATTGACCGGCCTGCTGCTGCCGAGCCTGCTCGCCGCGCCCGCGGCGCGGGTCGTGACGGTGAGCAGCACCGCGCACAAGCCAGGGCACATCGACTTCGACGATCTGATGGCCGAGCGGCGCTACCGCAGATGGAACGTGTACTCCAACAGCAAGCTGGCCAACCTGCTGTTCACCTACGAGCTGCAGCGCAAGCTCGTCGCCGCCGGCTCGGCCGCGATCGCGGTCGCGGCGCATCCGGGCACGTCCGCCACGAACCTGGTCACCGTCAGCGCGCAGGACAGCCTGATCAAGCGCATCGTGATGCCGGCGGGGGCGCGGCTGATCAGCCAGTCCGCGGCGAAGGGCGCCCTACCGCAGCTGTACGCCGCTACCGCGCCGGACGTGAAGGGCGGCGAGTACTTCGGCCCGAACGGCATCGCCGAGTCGTTCGGCTATCCGAAACGGGTGGACTCGATCCCGGAGTCCAAGGATCCCGACGTCGCCTCGCGACTGTGGTCGGTGTCGCAAACGCTGACCGGCGTCAGCTACGACTCGTTGCGCGACTGACCCAGCAGGCCCGCCAGCGCGTCACGCGCCGCGGTCGACTCTCGGGCCCGCTCCGCCAACGCGTCAGCGAGCAGCCGGCTCCACTCGGCGAGGTCGACCTCCCGGTTGGCGATGGTGACGCCACGCACTCGGCGAACGACTCTTGCGGTCGGCAGATGCTTCGCCGCCTCGAGCTCGAGCGTGGTCTCACCGAGCAGAATCCGGATGCCGATGACCTTGCCCGGGCGGCCGGCGATCCGGTCCCGCATCGACTGGTCGTGCTCGACCTCGAGCATCTCCGGCGGCAGCGCCTCGGCCAGCGACGTGCTCAGCACCCGCGAGTACACGTCCAGGTCGACCGCGTCCGCGCGTAGCGAGGCGGCGAGCAGGTCGATGTCGTCGGGGGACGTCATCGGTCGGTGAGCGGCAGGACCAGCTGCGGCTGGCCGATCTCGTGGTCCTCGCGCAGCGGCCGAACCGCCGTGCCGATCGCGAAGAACTCCGTCGTGTGGCCGCCCCACTTGTGTGGCAACGACAGGAGCTGGACGCCGACGATGCCCTCGGCCTCGAGCGCTTCGGCCTCGGCCTGCATTCGCGCCATCGCGAGCTCGCGGGCGTCGTACAACGCTTCGGTGAACTGCGGGATCTCGGCATTGCGCCCGTAGTTGCCCATCGCCTTCATCATCCGCTGATGCGCGATGTGGTAGACGCACGAGCCCATGACCATGCCGAGCGGGGCGTACCCGGCTTCGAGCAGCGTCCAGAAGTCTTGGCCCGACAGGTCGGAGGTGAACGGCTTGTCGGTGTTGTTGCGCCAGGTGCCGCCCGTGGCGGGTGGCGCGTCCGCCTTGACGGCGGTGCCGACCGCGATGAACTCCGCCATATCGCTGCCGAAGTCCTTGAACTCGATGTCGAGCCGGACGCCGACGATCCCGTCGGCGCCGAGGAGATCGGCCTCCGCCTCCATCCGGGTCATCGCGAGCTCGCGCGCGTGGTACATCGCCTGCGTCAGCGTCTCCAGCTCCTGGTTCTTGCTCCACTGCCGGAACTGGAACCCGACGTGGTAGATCGAGGAGCCGAGGACCAGGCGGAGCGGCCGAAACCCCGCCTCCCGCACCAGCAGGAACTCGTTGACCGAGAGGTCGGAGGTGAACAGCGAGCCGGTCTTCCCCGGCTTCATGTCCGCGAGGCGGCGCATCGCGTCCTCGGGAACCCCCAGCGCCTTCGGATCGCTCACTGCTTTTCCCTTGGCTTCCTCAGCGGCATCACGGTGATGCTGTCAGTTCGCGCTTGCGTGCCCGCGTGGAACTTCGCCAGGCCGGTGCCGACGATGACCGCTTCGGCCACGTGGTCGTGCTGGCCGCCCGAGCGGCACTCCATCCCCCACACCTGCAAGGACATGCCGCTGACGATGGCGCTGTCGGCGCCGTACTTCGCCACCTTGTTCTCGAGCTGATGACGCGCGTCGGCTCGGGTGTGGAGGACGAGGTCGGTGTAGCCGGGAACCTCGATGTTCTGGTTCGTCCACGGCCGGCTGGCCATGCGCGTTGCGTAGTCGTCATGGCGGATCGCCACGGAGATGCCCCACAT contains these protein-coding regions:
- a CDS encoding NAD(P)/FAD-dependent oxidoreductase, which gives rise to MSDAVVIGAGPGGLAVAATLRGRGVDTEVVDRADAVASTWRGHYERLHLHTVRWLSSLPGYPIPREYGNWVARGDVVRYLEAYAAHHGIRPTFNTAIDRIDRDGDGWVLRSDQGDRTAAHVVVATGYNHTPVVPDWPGVADFDGELLHASRYRNATPYVGKDVLVVGAGNTGAEIAIDLVETGAQRVRIAIRNPPHIVYRELNGIPNQLLGVVFRYAPNAVFDPIARVMRRLTLGDLTPYGLPAPADGLYERVRRDDAIPMLDIGFVDLVKAGRIEVVAAPVEFAGRQVRLADGAVIEPQVVIAATGYRRGLEPLVGHLGVLRGDGRPKVHGARCHPDAPGLWFTGFTNPMSGMFRELAIDARRIARAITRKEPARR
- a CDS encoding DUF4192 domain-containing protein, with the translated sequence MSGPAVRLRTPHELARALPMLLGYQPTESLVVACLQGGQAALGLTLRFDLNSLGPLSVAVEEIAARAVRADADAVLVAVYTDCGFAAGELPFTELVAELFDHPDLWVSDALLIHHGRLWSYLCSGAGCCPADGVPLAGTTEGLTALESSLVLSGSAVLADRSELVASVAVEPTADSPAQRRRMSRARARVAEMAPDRRRRELDQLTDRLTRRRQDPRGEVRDAEAALFAALCGDIGARDDLLLAAGSPQRLAELLSLLRTVVRRVPPPHDAAICTVLAWFAYASGDGTLANIALDRALSSDPTYSLAQLIEAGLDHQLPPRMIQEVVDGAARDIAARDAAG
- a CDS encoding low molecular weight protein-tyrosine-phosphatase, which encodes MQAPYRICFVCMGNICRSPIAEVVMRSKVAEAGLGDRITVDSAGTGDWHAGGPADPRTIATLRAHGYDELGHVARQFQTGWFAERDLIVAMDGKNLQSLRWLAPPEAVDKIVRLRSFDPASRGGDLDVPDPYYDNGDGFERVLAMVEAGCAGLLRYVRAQICAVDG
- a CDS encoding TIGR03619 family F420-dependent LLM class oxidoreductase; the encoded protein is MLIGFGAPVSGSWATPATQVEIAHRAEELGYASLWTFSRLIYSDWPPEQRLAPPYRSVHDPIVIAAFLAGVTTRIRLGLAVVNAPFYPPIALAKALTSLDIVSAGRLDAGLGIGWSPDEYEATGTDMSRRGARMDEYLACLEEIWTGDPAEFSGEFYRVPRGWVDPKPVQTPHPPVLLGGTADSALRRAGALADGWISSSRVGPDTLPHAIDQVRAGASDAGRDPGAMRIVIRGVARLRDEPDPAAGPLTGPIDVIREGLAHYAELGATEVFLDLNFDELIGTPDADPARSVDIAHRMLEELAPA
- a CDS encoding oxidoreductase, whose translation is MARWKASDIPDQSGKVAVVTGANSGLGYHTALELARNGARVVVASRSDVRGKEAVARIVAAVPDADLDLRGLDLADLSNIRAFADGLRSSYPTIDLLINNAGVMAIPRSLTADGFEMQFGTNHLGHFALTGLLLPSLLAAPAARVVTVSSTAHKPGHIDFDDLMAERRYRRWNVYSNSKLANLLFTYELQRKLVAAGSAAIAVAAHPGTSATNLVTVSAQDSLIKRIVMPAGARLISQSAAKGALPQLYAATAPDVKGGEYFGPNGIAESFGYPKRVDSIPESKDPDVASRLWSVSQTLTGVSYDSLRD
- a CDS encoding heavy metal-binding domain-containing protein, translated to MRRLADMKPGKTGSLFTSDLSVNEFLLVREAGFRPLRLVLGSSIYHVGFQFRQWSKNQELETLTQAMYHARELAMTRMEAEADLLGADGIVGVRLDIEFKDFGSDMAEFIAVGTAVKADAPPATGGTWRNNTDKPFTSDLSGQDFWTLLEAGYAPLGMVMGSCVYHIAHQRMMKAMGNYGRNAEIPQFTEALYDARELAMARMQAEAEALEAEGIVGVQLLSLPHKWGGHTTEFFAIGTAVRPLREDHEIGQPQLVLPLTDR